The proteins below come from a single Leptidea sinapis chromosome Z, ilLepSina1.1, whole genome shotgun sequence genomic window:
- the LOC126978744 gene encoding ubiquitin-conjugating enzyme E2-22 kDa, producing the protein MFNIAAKRIIKEIKEVINGDQVEDAALKLELVNDNWMDLRGEFKGPPDTPYEGGAFKLEIKVPETYPFNPPKVRFMTNVWHPNVSSVTGAICLDILKDQWAAALTLRTVMLSIQSLLAAAEPNDPQDAVVATQYKENPELFAKTAKHWTNIYAGGPNHVWEFNRKVEVLIDMGIEEHKARVALSTNDWDIEKATEHLFS; encoded by the exons ATGTTCAATATAGCTGCAAAACGTATAATAAAAGAGATCAAAGAAGTTATTAATGGTGATCAG gTTGAAGATGCTGCTCTCAAACTTGAGTTGGTGAATGACAATTGGATGGATCTTCGAGGTGAATTTAAGGGACCACCAGATACACCATATGAGGGTGGAGCATTCAAACTAGAAATAAAAGTTCCAGAAACATATCCTTTTAACCCACCAAAG GTACGATTCATGACAAACGTTTGGCATCCTAATGTATCTTCAGTGACCGGCGCGATATGCTTAGACATTCTAAAAGACCAATGGGCGGCAGCACTTACCTTAAGAACAGTAATGCTTTCAATACAGTCATTATTAGCTGCAGCTGAGCCAAATGACCCACAAGATGCAGTTGTAGCAACACAGTATAAAGAAAATCCAGAGTTGTTTGCCAAAACCGCAAAACATTGGACAAATATTTATGCAGGAGGCCCTAATCATGTTTGGGAATTTAATCGTAAAGTGGAAGTCCTAATTGATATGGGAATTGAGGAACACAAAGCGAGAGTAGCACTTTCCACTAATGATTGGGACATTGAAAAGGCTACAGAACACCTCTTTAGTTAA